Genomic segment of Malus domestica chromosome 15, GDT2T_hap1:
GCCTATCATTAGGGTCtccagcccaatctgcatcactaAACGATCTAAGTGTTAAACTGCCTTTTGTATATCGAATTCCATGTGTCATAGTCTCTTTGAGATACCTCAATATTCTCTTTACAGCCAAATAATGAGAAGTCATTGGAGACTGCataaactgacaaacttggtgAACTGAAAAGGCTATGTCAGGTCGTGTAAAAACCAAGTATTGTAAGGCACCAACAATACTTCTGTAGAGGGTTGGATTATTAAAAGGTTCCCCATCATCCTTCAATAATCTGTTATAAGGTAAACAGGGAGTTGCACATGGTTTAGACTCAAGCATTTCAGTTTTCTTCAACAAATCTGTCACATACTTCACTCGAGATAAGAATAACCCTTCAGCTGTTCTTGTGATTTGTATCCCAAGAAAATAATGGAGAGACCCCAGATCTTTGAGATCAAATTCCTTTGTTAAATCTGTAATAACCTGTGCAATCATCTTAGTGTCATTGCCAGTGATGATTATGTCATCAAGTAGAGCAACAAAATCACAAGTGAAGAACCAGAGCACTTGACAAAGAGTGATGAATCAGCATATGTATTATGTAACCCCAATGTAGGCAGAAGGCTTGTGAACCTGTCATTCCAAGCCCTTGGGGCTTGCTTGAGTCCATAGAGAGACTTGTGTAATCTACAAACTTTAAGAGGATGATGATGATCTTCAAAGCCAGGAGGTTGGGACATATAAACTTCTTCTTGAAGAAAaccatgaagaaaggcatttTTGACATCTAATTGATGTAGGGGCCAATCATAATGAGCTGCCAAAGCTAAGATTAACCTGACAGTTGTTGGTTTAACAACCGGATTGAAGGTTTCGCCATAATCAAGTCCATGCTCCTGATTAAATCCTTTTGCAACCAGTCTCGCTTTGTACCTCGCAATTGTCCCATCAGAATTCCTCTTGATTTTAAAGACCCACTTGCAGCCAACAAGATTTTTGTTATAAGGAAGATCTACTATACTCCAGGTTCCTTGAGAATGTAAGGCTTCAATCTCTTCAGTCATAGCCTTATGCCACACTGGTTCTTTCAAAGCTGACTTATATGTTACAGGCTCGGTTGTAGTAAGATCAACCCCTCTAGAATCACAAACTGATGCATATAAAGCTTTATGCTTCACAATGCCACTTTTGGATCGAGTCTGCATCGGATGGAGATTCATAGGTGGAATCTCAAGAACAACTTGAAGTGTCTCAGGACAGAAATCAAGTGCTATAGGAGAAGGTGTAGAGGAAGATGGAGCAGCAATAATGGACTGTGGGGTGGTTGAGGTATTAGTCTTATATGAGCTAGAAGAGTGGGACAAATCTGTGGACTCAATAGATCTTTGAATTGACCCTGTATGCAGGAGAGGTAATTGACAATGGGATGAAGGTGTCTGTGCATGCCCTTGAGGTGATGAATATGGAGTATCTCTAAATGAAGATGAAGTTTGCACTCTAGAAGTTGAAACTGGTGAAACAAGAATATTTTGAAGGTTTGGAGTTGGTAATGGTGCAGTGTCAAATGATGGAGTGGGAGCAATGACTTTAGAGTTTGGGTAAACTGGTAGTGATGGGAATGGAAACTCAAGTTCATTAAACATGACATGTCTAGAAATGTAGATTGTTTTGGTTTGTAAATGATAACAAATATAACCTTTATAATGAGAAGCATATCCCAAAAATAAGCATCGGGAGGTTTTAGGTTGCAGTTTGGAGATGTTATATGATTTAAGGAGATGATAGCACGAACAACCGAACACCCTTAAGTGAGAAAGGTCGGGGACAACTTTATATAGGAGTTCAaatggtgatttgtttttaagGACAGTGGTTGGCATTCTATTGATCAAATAGGTTGCAGTATGACAGGCATAGGTCCAAAATAATGGGGGTAAATTAGCAGTTTGCAACAAAGTAAGGGCAGTTTCTACAATATGTCTATGTTTTCGTTCAGCCAACCCATTTTGTTCAGGTGTATAGGGGCATGAAAGCTGATGAAATACACCTTGGGCAGTGAGAAAAGTTTGAAACTTTTTTCTTATAAACTCTCCTCCTCCATCACTTTGGAAAGTTTTAATTTAGGTTGTAAATTGAGATCAAACATAATGATAGAAAGAGACAAATGTAGGGAAAAAATCAGATTTATTGATTAAGGAAAAGATCCAACTGAATCTAGTACAATCATCTGTGAACAGAACATAGTATTTATAACCATCTACAGATTGACAAGGTGCTGGACCCCACAAATCACTATGTATCACCTCAAAAGGAACCACATATTTTGATTGAACAGACTGAAAAGGTAACTTGCTAAATTTCCCTTCTAAACAGTTTTGACACAATGTGGAAGGTGTATCATGGACAGTGACTATGTTCGACTTCTTAAGCATTGTAGAAGAAACTGAGTTGGAAGGATGACCTAGTCGATTGTGCCAAAGAGTTGAATTGACTAATTTCCCTAAGCAAGCCATGAGTTTTGAATTTGATGCAGATTGGTTTGGTAGAAGGGATGGAATGGGATAGAGTCCATTATTGCATGCTGCCTGGAATAGAACTCTCCTTGTGGCCTTGTCCTGGATCCAAAAAGAGAAGGCATTGAATATTAACCAACAATTATTGTCTAAACATAATCGATGTATAGATAAAAGATTATGAGACAGTTTGGGCACATAAAGAACTGAGTTCAATTTCAAAGGACAAGGAGAAGTCCTTAAGAGAGATGTGCCAACGTGAGACACTTGCAAACTTTCCCCATTTGCTGTCTGAACAGTTTCAGTGACTGGATATGGTGATGCCAAGCTTAGATTCCTCATATCAGTAGTCATATGGTTTGTGGCCCCAAAATCCGTGAGCCAAACTTCAGGTGAATATTGTGTAGTGGTGGCCAAAGGGACAGAGTTGGACATTGTAGGAGACATCATGTGGGTAGATGGCACTAAGTTTGAGTATGTGGTATGCATGGCAGCCATATGTGGGACTGGATTGGGAGATTTATTCTTGAAGAAACAGGTTCTGGCAGTATGGTTTTTCTTGTCACAGATTTGACAAGGCTCAACGGGTTCAACATCTCTATATTTACAAGTGGCAGCAGAATAACCATGTTTAGAGCAAATCTGACAGATAACATTTGAAGAAGAAGCACCATTATGATAGAAAGATGGAGTCCCAAGAATTCCAGGTGCAAAATCATGGACCACAGGCTTATAATATCTCTGTCCTTGATTGTTGTTAaatttccctttccctttataCTTTGACCGATTTCCACCATTGAAAAAATTGGATTGTCCAGGTTGACCAGTAAATCCAAAATTACCACCATTGTTGATTGTCGGAGAATGACTATGAAGACCATTTGTAAAAGAATTCCCAACAGCATAACTTTATGAGCCTTGACTATTGTTCTTGGCCATCATTGCAGACATAAAGGGCATCGAGGCAGTGTTCTCAACAGTGGC
This window contains:
- the LOC114821322 gene encoding uncharacterized mitochondrial protein AtMg00810-like; the encoded protein is MIAQVITDLTKEFDLKDLGSLHYFLGIQITRTAEGLFLSRVKYVTDLLKKTEMLESKPCATPCLPYNRLLKDDGEPFNNPTLYRSIVGALQYLVFTRPDIAFSVHQVCQFMQSPMTSHYLAVKRILRYLKETMTHGIRYTKGSLTLRSFSDADWAGDPNDRQSTTGLVVFLGNNPISWASKKQQTVSRSLTEAEYRTLSSTAAELDWLQQLFQFADILTKGLSSPFFKTHCTNLMLGPP